A genomic window from Populus nigra chromosome 7, ddPopNigr1.1, whole genome shotgun sequence includes:
- the LOC133699014 gene encoding heavy metal-associated isoprenylated plant protein 39-like: MQKAMLKLDMHDKKTKKKAMKTVSGFSGVDSISMDWNDKKLTVTGDIDPVNIVNKLRKFCHVEIVSVGEAKEPEKKKEEPEKQQDEKKDEDQNVDELARAYRAYYPHATMYYHVSSVEDGTNACVIS; encoded by the exons atgcaG AAAGCTATGTTGAAACTGGATATGCATGAtaagaaaaccaagaaaaaggCTATGAAGACAGTCTCTGGTTTctcag GGGTGGATTCAATATCCATGGACTGGAACGACAAGAAATTGACAGTAACAGGCGACATCGACCCAGTAAACATAGTGAACAAATTGAGAAAGTTTTGTCACGTAGAGATAGTTTCTGTAGGAGAAGCAAAAGagcctgaaaagaaaaaagaagagccAGAGAAACAACAAGATgagaagaaagatgaagatcAAAACGTGGATGAGTTGGCGAGGGCTTACAGGGCCTATTATCCTCACGCGACCATGTATTACCATGTTTCAAGTGTTGAGGATGGTACTAATGCTTGtgtcatttcttaa
- the LOC133699013 gene encoding heavy metal-associated isoprenylated plant protein 39-like, with protein sequence MKKAVLKLDLHDEKAKTKAMKKVSSLSGVDSISMDMKDKKLTVIGDVDPVHIVSKLRKLCNTEIITVGPAKEPEKKKEEPKKEEPKKQQDPKKKEQDAVDELIKAYKAYNPHMTTYYHVRSVEDDPNACVIS encoded by the exons ATGAAG AAAGCTGTGTTGAAATTGGATTTGCATGACGAGAAAGCCAAGACAAAAGCCATGAAGAAAGTCTCTAGTCTTTcag GGGTGGATTCAATATCCATGGACATGAAGGACAAGAAGTTGACAGTGATTGGGGACGTTGATCCAGTACACATAGTGAGCAAACTGAGAAAGCTTTGTAACACAGAAATAATTACAGTAGGACCAGCAAAAGAgccagagaagaagaaggaagaaccCAAGAAAGAAGAGCCAAAGAAGCAACAAGATCCGAAGAAGAAAGAACAAGATGCTGTGGACGAGCTGATCAAGGCTTACAAGGCCTATAATCCTCATATGACTACATATTATCATGTTAGAAGTGTTGAGGATGATCCAAATGCCTGTGTAATTTCTTAA